One genomic window of Vibrio parahaemolyticus includes the following:
- a CDS encoding flagellar protein FliT: protein MQNELIEISDIDQLITQELEKVDFNTEEILRLVDIRERLLQNLLPIIQQNPLVKQDVEWQDLLTRTKRIVELMQSETSKVGKELHKFRYGQRSLQQYKKFI from the coding sequence ATGCAAAATGAACTCATAGAAATTAGTGATATAGATCAACTAATTACGCAAGAGCTGGAAAAAGTTGACTTTAATACTGAAGAAATTCTTCGCTTGGTCGATATCAGGGAACGGTTATTGCAAAACCTGTTACCAATTATTCAACAAAATCCCTTGGTAAAGCAGGATGTAGAGTGGCAAGACTTGCTGACTCGTACCAAAAGAATTGTCGAGCTGATGCAATCAGAAACGTCAAAGGTCGGAAAAGAGCTTCACAAATTCCGTTATGGCCAACGTTCGCTTCAGCAGTACAAAAAATTTATTTAA
- the fliF gene encoding flagellar basal-body MS-ring/collar protein FliF has translation MADKSTDLTVTDGGSDGALVSSSDMDVESQNPDLEERSASKFDMAVGDLDLLRQVVLVLSISICVALIVMLFFWVKEPEMRPLGAYDTEELIPVLDYLDQQKINYKLDGNTVSVESSEYNSIKLGMVRSGVNQATEAGDDILLQDMGFGVSQRLEQERLKLSRERQLAQAIEEMKQVRKARVLLALPKHSVFVRHNQEASASVFLTLSTGANLKQQEVDSIVDMVASAVPGMKTSRITVTDQHGRLLSSGSQDPASAARRKEQELERSQEQALREKIDSVLLPILGFGNYTAQVDIQMDFSAVEQTRKRFDPNTPSTRSEYALEDYNNGNMVAGIPGALSNQPPADASIPQDVAQMKDGSVMGQGSVRKESTRNFELDTTISHERKQTGTVARQTVSVAIKDRRQVNPDTGEVTYTPMSEGEINAIRQVLIGTVGFDQSRGDLLNVLSVKFAEPETEQLVDQPIWEHPNFNDWVRWFASALVIIVVVLVLVRPAMKKLLNPAGDDDDEMYGPDGLPIGADGETSLIGSDIESSELFEFGSSIDLPNLHKDEDVLKAVRALVANEPELAAQVVKNWMNENG, from the coding sequence GTGGCAGACAAGTCTACAGATTTAACCGTCACTGATGGCGGCTCAGATGGCGCACTGGTTTCTAGCTCCGATATGGATGTGGAAAGCCAAAATCCAGATTTAGAAGAGCGCAGTGCATCGAAATTCGATATGGCCGTGGGCGACCTCGATTTGCTTCGACAGGTCGTGCTTGTGCTATCGATCTCTATCTGTGTTGCGTTAATCGTGATGTTGTTCTTCTGGGTAAAAGAACCAGAAATGCGCCCGCTTGGCGCTTACGACACTGAAGAACTGATCCCTGTTCTGGATTACCTTGACCAGCAAAAAATCAATTACAAACTCGATGGTAATACCGTTTCGGTGGAGTCGAGCGAGTACAACTCAATCAAATTAGGCATGGTGCGTTCGGGCGTCAATCAAGCGACCGAAGCGGGTGATGACATTCTGCTGCAAGACATGGGCTTTGGCGTTTCTCAGCGCCTAGAGCAGGAACGTCTTAAGCTCAGCCGTGAGCGTCAGCTAGCTCAAGCCATTGAAGAAATGAAGCAGGTTCGCAAAGCGCGAGTGTTGTTGGCGTTGCCGAAACACAGTGTGTTTGTGCGTCATAACCAAGAAGCTTCCGCCTCTGTATTTTTGACGTTATCGACAGGTGCCAACCTTAAGCAGCAAGAAGTGGACTCGATTGTCGATATGGTCGCGAGCGCCGTTCCAGGCATGAAGACATCGCGCATTACCGTCACGGATCAGCATGGCCGTTTGTTGAGCTCTGGTTCGCAAGACCCTGCGTCTGCCGCGCGTCGCAAAGAGCAAGAGTTAGAACGCAGCCAAGAACAAGCATTGCGTGAAAAAATCGACTCTGTTCTGTTGCCTATTCTTGGTTTTGGTAACTACACCGCGCAAGTGGATATCCAAATGGATTTCAGTGCGGTTGAGCAAACTCGTAAACGTTTCGACCCAAATACGCCATCGACCCGCAGTGAATACGCGCTAGAAGATTACAACAACGGCAACATGGTAGCAGGCATTCCGGGTGCGCTTAGTAATCAGCCTCCGGCGGATGCTTCTATTCCGCAAGACGTCGCGCAAATGAAAGACGGCTCGGTAATGGGGCAAGGCTCTGTACGTAAAGAATCGACCCGCAACTTCGAGCTAGACACCACGATTAGCCATGAGCGTAAGCAAACGGGCACCGTGGCGCGCCAAACTGTTTCAGTTGCCATCAAAGACCGTCGCCAAGTTAATCCAGATACAGGTGAAGTGACTTACACACCAATGTCGGAAGGTGAAATCAACGCGATTCGTCAAGTGTTGATTGGCACCGTCGGCTTTGATCAATCTCGTGGTGATTTACTTAACGTATTGAGCGTCAAGTTTGCCGAGCCAGAAACCGAGCAGCTTGTTGACCAACCAATTTGGGAACACCCGAACTTCAACGATTGGGTTCGTTGGTTCGCCAGCGCTTTAGTTATCATCGTGGTTGTGCTTGTACTGGTTCGCCCTGCAATGAAGAAACTGCTTAACCCAGCTGGTGATGACGACGATGAAATGTACGGCCCAGACGGCTTGCCAATTGGTGCCGATGGCGAAACCAGCCTAATTGGTAGCGACATTGAAAGCAGTGAGCTGTTTGAATTTGGTTCAAGTATCGATCTGCCTAACCTTCATAAAGATGAAGACGTACTGAAAGCGGTTCGTGCACTTGTAGCGAACGAACCAGAGCTAGCGGCTCAAGTTGTGAAAAACTGGATGAACGAAAATGGCTAA
- a CDS encoding sigma-54-dependent transcriptional regulator, with product MAQSKVLIVEDDEGLREALVDTLALAGYEWLEADSAEDALVKLKSNAVDIVVSDVQMAGMGGLALLRNIKQNWPNLPVLLMTAYANIEDAVSAMKDGAIDYMAKPFAPEVLLNMVSRYAPIKSDDNGDAVVADEKSLRLLALADKVARTDANVMILGPSGSGKEVMSRYIHKASNRKDGPFVAINCAAIPDNMLEATLFGYEKGAFTGAVQACPGKFEQAQGGTILLDEISEMDLNLQAKLLRVLQEREVERLGSRKSIKLDVRVLATSNRDLKQYVSEGNFREDLYYRLNVFPIAWPALNERKGDIAPLAKHLAERHCSKMGMPVPQFSPVAVEKLLQYPWPGNVRELDNVVQRALILSENGDIGAEHILLEGVDWQDANSLQYVVQSAETLVPDVKPVAQTESFNRVNTGGEGLGGELRDQEYAIILETLVECNGRRKEMAEKLGISPRTLRYKLAKMRDAGIDIPS from the coding sequence ATGGCGCAAAGCAAAGTGCTGATCGTAGAAGACGACGAAGGTCTTCGTGAAGCCCTCGTGGATACTCTGGCTCTGGCAGGGTATGAATGGTTAGAAGCCGATAGTGCAGAAGACGCATTAGTAAAGCTGAAATCAAATGCGGTTGATATCGTGGTATCTGACGTGCAAATGGCAGGTATGGGTGGCTTAGCGCTGCTGCGTAACATCAAACAAAATTGGCCGAACTTACCAGTGTTGCTAATGACGGCTTACGCCAATATCGAAGATGCCGTTTCTGCAATGAAAGATGGCGCGATTGATTACATGGCGAAACCATTTGCACCAGAAGTGCTGCTTAATATGGTAAGCCGTTATGCTCCTATCAAAAGTGATGACAACGGTGATGCTGTCGTTGCTGATGAAAAGAGTCTTCGCTTACTTGCTTTGGCTGACAAAGTGGCTCGCACTGATGCGAACGTGATGATCTTAGGCCCAAGCGGTTCAGGTAAAGAAGTGATGTCGCGTTACATTCACAAAGCATCAAACCGTAAAGACGGCCCATTCGTTGCGATTAACTGTGCGGCGATTCCTGACAACATGCTGGAAGCGACGCTATTCGGTTACGAAAAAGGTGCATTCACTGGTGCTGTTCAGGCGTGTCCGGGTAAGTTCGAGCAAGCGCAAGGCGGCACAATCTTACTTGATGAAATCAGCGAGATGGACTTAAACCTGCAAGCGAAGTTATTGCGTGTTCTACAAGAGCGCGAAGTAGAGCGTCTTGGTAGCCGTAAGAGCATCAAGCTAGATGTTCGTGTGCTAGCGACCAGTAACCGTGATCTCAAACAGTATGTGTCGGAGGGTAATTTCCGTGAAGACTTGTACTACCGCCTGAATGTGTTCCCAATCGCATGGCCAGCGCTGAATGAGCGTAAAGGGGACATTGCGCCACTTGCGAAGCATCTTGCCGAGCGCCACTGTAGTAAAATGGGTATGCCTGTTCCTCAGTTCTCGCCAGTTGCAGTGGAAAAACTATTGCAGTACCCATGGCCAGGTAATGTTCGAGAGCTGGATAACGTTGTACAACGCGCGCTGATTTTGAGTGAGAACGGCGATATCGGTGCAGAGCACATCTTGTTAGAAGGCGTGGATTGGCAAGATGCCAACAGCTTGCAATACGTTGTGCAAAGTGCAGAAACATTGGTTCCTGATGTCAAGCCTGTTGCTCAAACTGAATCCTTCAACCGCGTTAACACTGGCGGCGAGGGGTTGGGTGGCGAGCTACGCGATCAAGAGTATGCGATCATTCTAGAAACCTTGGTGGAATGTAATGGCCGACGCAAAGAAATGGCAGAGAAATTGGGCATAAGTCCACGTACTCTGCGCTACAAACTTGCCAAAATGCGTGACGCGGGTATAGATATTCCGAGTTAG
- the fliG gene encoding flagellar motor switch protein FliG, whose translation MANDIVPQDENGAGMPVEFDASTITGEEKAAILLLSLNEQDAAGIIRHLEPKQVQRVGSAMARAKDLSQEKVSAVHRTFLEDIQKYTNIGMGSEDFMRNALVAALGEDKANNLVDQILLGTGSKGLDSLKWMDPRQVASIIVNEHPQIQTIVLSYLEADQSAEILSQFPERVRLDLMMRIANLEEVQPSALAELNEIMEKQFAGQAGAQAAKIGGLKAAAEIMNYLDNNVEGILMEQIRDQDEDMATQIQDLMFVFENLVEVDDQGIQKLLRDVPQDVLQKALKGADDSLREKVFKNMSKRAAEMMRDDIEAMPPVRVADVEAAQKEILAIARRMADAGEIMLSGGADEFL comes from the coding sequence ATGGCTAACGATATCGTACCTCAAGATGAAAACGGCGCAGGCATGCCAGTTGAGTTTGATGCCTCCACCATTACTGGTGAAGAGAAAGCGGCCATTTTGTTATTAAGTCTGAATGAGCAAGATGCGGCTGGCATCATCCGTCATTTAGAACCGAAACAAGTACAGCGCGTTGGTAGTGCAATGGCGCGTGCAAAAGATTTAAGCCAAGAGAAAGTATCGGCGGTGCACCGTACGTTTTTGGAAGATATCCAGAAATACACCAACATTGGTATGGGCAGCGAAGACTTTATGCGTAATGCCTTGGTGGCCGCGCTGGGTGAAGACAAAGCGAACAACTTGGTTGATCAAATTCTGCTGGGTACCGGTTCGAAAGGTCTGGATTCATTGAAATGGATGGATCCACGCCAAGTGGCAAGCATTATCGTCAACGAACACCCGCAAATTCAAACCATCGTATTGTCGTACTTGGAAGCGGATCAGTCAGCGGAAATTCTTTCTCAGTTCCCAGAGCGTGTGCGTTTGGATCTGATGATGCGTATTGCCAACCTTGAAGAGGTTCAGCCATCAGCATTGGCAGAGCTAAACGAGATCATGGAGAAGCAGTTCGCGGGTCAAGCGGGTGCACAAGCAGCCAAGATTGGCGGCCTGAAGGCAGCAGCCGAGATCATGAACTACCTAGACAACAACGTCGAAGGTATCTTGATGGAACAAATCCGCGACCAAGACGAAGACATGGCGACGCAAATCCAAGACCTTATGTTCGTCTTCGAGAACTTGGTCGAAGTGGACGACCAAGGTATTCAGAAATTGCTGCGTGATGTACCGCAAGACGTTCTACAAAAAGCACTCAAAGGTGCCGATGATTCTCTACGTGAGAAAGTCTTCAAGAACATGTCTAAGCGTGCCGCTGAGATGATGCGTGACGACATCGAAGCGATGCCACCAGTGCGTGTGGCAGACGTAGAAGCGGCGCAGAAAGAAATCCTGGCGATTGCTCGTCGTATGGCCGACGCTGGCGAAATCATGCTTTCTGGCGGCGCAGACGAGTTCTTATAA
- the fliS gene encoding flagellar export chaperone FliS, which yields MRGSLQAYKKVSVDSQLSAASPHKVIQMLMAGAIERLIQGKAAMQAGNIPAKGERLGKALDIIIALRSCLSMEDGGDIASNLDSLYEFMITQISAANHQNDPQPIDDVIDIIREIKSAWDQIPTEFHNLTAAEVGI from the coding sequence ATGCGCGGTTCTTTGCAAGCATACAAAAAAGTATCAGTCGACAGCCAGCTGAGCGCGGCTTCTCCGCACAAAGTCATTCAAATGCTTATGGCTGGTGCAATTGAGCGCCTTATTCAAGGCAAAGCAGCCATGCAAGCAGGCAATATCCCAGCAAAAGGCGAGCGTTTAGGTAAAGCACTCGACATTATTATTGCGCTACGCAGCTGTTTGTCGATGGAAGATGGTGGTGACATCGCTTCAAACTTAGATTCATTGTATGAGTTTATGATCACGCAGATTTCTGCGGCAAACCACCAGAATGATCCACAGCCGATCGACGACGTTATTGACATTATTCGTGAGATTAAATCCGCTTGGGATCAGATCCCAACAGAGTTCCACAACTTGACGGCAGCAGAAGTCGGCATTTAA
- a CDS encoding sensor histidine kinase encodes MDNNTNQSHLDSVENQVERYKQVLDVMPAGVILLDTYGVVREANPEAHRILEIPLVNEKWFNIIQAAFDPREDDGHEVSLRNGRKVRLAISASATGQLILITDLTETRLLQARVSDLQRLSSLGRMVASLAHQVRTPLSSAMLYASNLGAPNLPPATRERFQSKLMDRLHDLEKQVNDMLLFAKGGDNKVIKPFTIAQLVAEYQPMVETALKNNNIDYFLEVEEEQTELLGNANAIASALSNLVMNAIQMSGKESQIDIFFRPVNGELRISVQDSGPGVPQELQAKIMEPFFTTRSQGTGLGLAVVQMVCRAHDGRLELISEQGDGACFTMCIPLERVQSEAQ; translated from the coding sequence ATGGACAATAACACCAACCAATCCCATTTAGACTCAGTAGAAAACCAAGTTGAGCGCTATAAGCAGGTATTGGATGTGATGCCCGCTGGGGTTATTTTGCTCGACACGTATGGTGTTGTGCGAGAAGCCAACCCCGAGGCGCACCGAATTCTAGAAATCCCACTGGTTAACGAGAAATGGTTCAACATCATTCAAGCGGCTTTTGATCCGCGTGAAGATGATGGCCACGAAGTGTCACTGCGTAATGGTCGCAAAGTGCGTTTGGCGATTTCTGCCTCCGCGACAGGGCAGTTGATCCTCATCACCGACTTAACCGAAACCCGTTTACTGCAAGCTCGTGTGAGTGATCTACAACGTCTTTCTTCATTAGGGCGTATGGTTGCATCGCTAGCGCATCAAGTGAGAACGCCGCTGTCGAGCGCAATGTTGTACGCCTCTAATTTGGGCGCGCCTAATCTTCCGCCAGCGACGAGAGAGCGCTTCCAAAGTAAATTAATGGATCGACTGCACGATTTGGAGAAGCAGGTTAATGATATGCTGCTTTTTGCCAAAGGTGGTGATAATAAAGTCATTAAGCCATTTACGATTGCTCAATTGGTTGCTGAATACCAACCAATGGTCGAAACCGCTCTTAAAAACAACAACATTGATTACTTCCTCGAAGTAGAAGAAGAACAGACCGAATTGCTTGGCAACGCGAATGCTATCGCCTCTGCACTGAGCAACTTGGTGATGAACGCGATTCAAATGTCAGGCAAAGAGTCGCAAATCGACATCTTTTTCCGCCCGGTAAACGGTGAACTGCGCATTTCTGTGCAAGACAGCGGCCCGGGTGTACCACAAGAACTACAGGCCAAAATTATGGAGCCATTTTTTACCACGCGTTCTCAAGGAACCGGGTTAGGGCTGGCTGTCGTTCAAATGGTTTGCCGTGCCCATGACGGCCGATTGGAACTTATTTCAGAGCAGGGTGATGGAGCCTGCTTTACCATGTGCATTCCGCTGGAGCGAGTGCAATCAGAAGCGCAATAA
- the fliE gene encoding flagellar hook-basal body complex protein FliE, with protein MKVDGIQAEMRAMMVEATNTTPTGTGAKVGADFNDLLTKAINNVNSLQKSSGDLQTRFDRGDADVSLSDVMIARNKSSVAFEATVQIRNKLVEAYKDLMNMPV; from the coding sequence ATGAAAGTTGATGGTATTCAGGCCGAAATGCGCGCCATGATGGTTGAAGCGACCAACACCACTCCGACAGGAACGGGGGCGAAAGTGGGTGCAGATTTCAATGATCTCCTAACCAAAGCCATCAATAACGTAAACTCACTTCAAAAATCATCTGGCGATCTACAAACGCGTTTTGATCGTGGTGATGCCGATGTTTCCTTATCTGACGTCATGATTGCTCGTAACAAATCCAGTGTTGCTTTTGAAGCCACTGTTCAAATCCGCAATAAGCTCGTTGAGGCCTACAAAGACCTCATGAACATGCCAGTGTAA
- the fliH gene encoding flagellar assembly protein FliH, whose protein sequence is MAGDRKRGFIRPDEDDALIEPQRWGLPDYGDSKEKKAKQTAFNYDPSWVPNFDEPEEEQALELTEEQIELIKQGAYQEGLYQGQEAGFKQGYDKGKEEGLQAGHAEGLELGKAEGVSAGQEFIQQQVEVFMNLANQFAQPLELMNAQVEKQLVDMVLCLVKEVVHVEVQTNPQIILDTVKQSVEALPISGHPITLHLNPEDVAIIRSAYGEEDLDCRNWTLVSEPSLNRGDVQIEAGESSINYRMEERIKSVLHSFCGANRHQEGE, encoded by the coding sequence ATGGCTGGCGATAGAAAACGTGGATTTATCCGTCCTGATGAAGATGATGCGCTGATTGAACCGCAACGTTGGGGTTTGCCCGACTATGGCGATTCAAAGGAAAAAAAAGCCAAACAGACTGCGTTTAACTACGATCCTAGCTGGGTGCCAAACTTTGACGAGCCAGAAGAAGAACAAGCTCTTGAACTGACAGAAGAACAGATCGAACTGATCAAGCAAGGCGCTTATCAAGAAGGTTTGTACCAAGGTCAAGAAGCTGGCTTTAAGCAAGGGTACGACAAAGGCAAAGAAGAAGGCTTGCAAGCAGGCCATGCCGAGGGCTTAGAGCTGGGTAAAGCAGAAGGCGTTTCTGCTGGCCAAGAGTTTATTCAACAGCAGGTTGAAGTGTTTATGAATCTCGCCAACCAGTTTGCTCAACCTTTGGAGCTGATGAATGCTCAGGTAGAGAAGCAACTGGTGGACATGGTGCTGTGTTTAGTCAAAGAAGTGGTGCATGTCGAGGTTCAAACCAATCCACAAATTATTCTCGATACGGTTAAGCAGTCGGTAGAAGCGCTGCCGATTTCTGGCCATCCAATCACATTGCATCTCAACCCTGAAGATGTTGCCATCATTCGCTCTGCGTATGGTGAAGAAGATTTAGATTGCCGCAACTGGACACTGGTTTCTGAGCCATCACTTAATCGTGGCGATGTGCAAATCGAAGCAGGCGAATCGAGCATTAACTACCGCATGGAAGAGCGCATCAAGAGTGTGCTGCACAGTTTTTGTGGCGCGAACCGTCACCAAGAGGGTGAGTAA
- a CDS encoding sigma-54 dependent transcriptional regulator, whose protein sequence is MQGLAKLLVIDDDASSRLNLSNILEFVGESCEAVGSEQLGDVDWSSVWSGCIVGNISAGRAATAVMARLNDAYHIPLLVLGSFPLPVDDLPNFVGELEQPLNYPQLSEALRHCKDFLGRKGVNVVASARKNTLFRSLVGQSRGIQEVRHLIEQVSGTEANVLILGESGTGKEVVARNIHYHSSYRNGAFVPINCGAIPPELLESELFGHEKGAFTGALTARKGRFELADGGTIFLDEIGDMPMSMQVKLLRVLQERCFERVGGNSTIKVNVRVVAATHRNLESMIEEGTFREDLFYRLNVFPIEMPALKERKQDIPLLLQELMTRLEAEGGQPICFTPRAINSLMEHHWPGNVRELANLVERMIILYPNSLVDVNHLPTKYRYSDIPEFQPEGNPFTSIEEQERDVFQDIFSEDFSFDEQSDLDHNMNAPQALPPEGVNLKELLADLEVNMISQALEAQGGVVARAADMLGMRRTTLVEKMRKYNLQR, encoded by the coding sequence ATGCAAGGTTTGGCAAAGCTGCTTGTAATTGATGATGACGCATCAAGTCGTTTGAATTTAAGCAATATATTGGAATTTGTTGGAGAAAGTTGCGAAGCTGTCGGTTCTGAACAGCTAGGCGATGTTGATTGGTCTAGCGTATGGTCAGGCTGTATCGTTGGCAATATCTCAGCAGGTCGAGCGGCAACTGCCGTGATGGCTCGTCTCAACGATGCATACCATATCCCACTTCTTGTCTTGGGCAGCTTTCCTTTGCCTGTAGACGATCTCCCAAACTTTGTTGGCGAATTAGAGCAACCGCTAAATTACCCACAGCTTAGTGAAGCGTTACGTCACTGCAAAGATTTTCTTGGCCGTAAAGGGGTCAATGTTGTTGCTAGTGCGCGTAAAAACACGCTGTTTCGTAGCTTAGTAGGGCAGAGTCGCGGTATTCAAGAAGTTCGTCATCTTATTGAGCAAGTATCGGGTACAGAAGCCAATGTCTTGATCCTTGGTGAATCGGGTACGGGTAAAGAAGTGGTAGCACGTAACATTCACTACCATTCGTCATACCGCAATGGTGCGTTTGTGCCAATTAACTGTGGTGCAATCCCACCGGAGCTACTCGAAAGCGAATTGTTTGGCCACGAAAAAGGCGCGTTTACTGGTGCGTTAACGGCGCGTAAAGGTCGATTTGAATTAGCAGACGGTGGCACGATCTTCCTTGATGAGATTGGTGACATGCCAATGTCGATGCAAGTGAAGTTATTGCGTGTACTTCAAGAACGTTGTTTTGAGCGAGTTGGCGGAAACTCGACAATCAAAGTCAACGTGCGTGTGGTCGCTGCGACACACCGTAATTTGGAAAGCATGATCGAAGAAGGCACGTTCCGTGAAGATTTGTTCTATCGTTTGAACGTTTTCCCAATCGAAATGCCAGCGCTAAAAGAGCGTAAGCAAGATATCCCATTGTTATTGCAGGAGCTGATGACACGTCTGGAAGCAGAAGGCGGCCAGCCAATTTGTTTCACGCCGCGTGCGATCAACTCTTTGATGGAACACCACTGGCCGGGTAACGTGCGCGAGTTAGCTAACCTTGTTGAGCGCATGATCATTTTGTACCCAAACAGTCTGGTTGATGTGAACCATCTTCCGACGAAATATCGCTACAGTGATATTCCAGAGTTCCAACCTGAAGGTAATCCGTTCACTTCGATTGAAGAGCAAGAGCGCGATGTGTTCCAAGACATCTTCTCGGAAGACTTCAGCTTTGATGAGCAAAGCGATCTGGATCACAACATGAATGCGCCTCAGGCGTTGCCACCAGAAGGGGTGAACTTAAAAGAGCTATTAGCAGATTTGGAAGTCAATATGATCAGCCAAGCGTTAGAAGCGCAAGGTGGGGTCGTTGCAAGAGCTGCAGATATGCTGGGTATGCGCCGTACAACGTTGGTTGAGAAAATGCGCAAGTATAATTTGCAGCGTTAG
- the fliI gene encoding flagellar protein export ATPase FliI, giving the protein MQALADRLKNYKVEGLTTRPVASGKLVRVVGLTLEATGCRAPIGSLCLVETMSGHMEAEVVGFSGDNLYLMPSEQITGILPGAKVTPLTSEAGLPVGMELLGRVIDGVGNPLDGLGPIYTEHRASFNAEPINPLARKPISEPLDVGLKAINGLLTVGKGQRIGLFAGSGVGKSVTLGMMTRGTTAQVVVVGLIGERGREVKEFIEEILGEDGRRRSVVVAAPADASPLMRLKGCQTALTIAEYFRDQGLDVLLLMDSLTRFAQAQREIALSVGEPPATKGYPPSVFAKLPALVERAGNGSPEQGSITAFFTVLTEGDDLQDPIADASRAILDGHIVLSREMADAGHYPAIDVEKSVSRVMPQITTEEHVLMSKAVRQVLSICRKNQDLVSIGAYKPGTDPAIDGAFTLKPKLDEYLQQRMKESVPYDMCVNMLRNILGG; this is encoded by the coding sequence ATGCAAGCTTTGGCCGATCGTCTCAAAAACTACAAAGTCGAAGGCTTAACCACGCGCCCGGTCGCTTCTGGCAAATTGGTGCGCGTTGTAGGTTTGACCCTAGAAGCAACGGGCTGTCGTGCGCCGATCGGCAGTCTATGTTTGGTTGAAACCATGTCTGGTCACATGGAAGCCGAAGTAGTTGGGTTTTCTGGTGACAACTTGTATTTGATGCCGAGTGAGCAAATCACCGGTATTTTGCCCGGTGCAAAAGTGACGCCACTTACCAGCGAAGCAGGTTTGCCTGTCGGTATGGAGCTGCTTGGCCGCGTTATTGACGGCGTGGGCAATCCGCTGGATGGACTTGGCCCGATTTACACTGAGCACCGTGCGTCATTTAATGCGGAACCCATCAACCCACTGGCACGAAAACCGATCTCTGAACCACTCGATGTTGGCTTAAAAGCGATCAACGGTTTGTTGACGGTAGGCAAAGGCCAGCGTATTGGCTTGTTTGCGGGTTCTGGTGTGGGTAAATCGGTCACGCTAGGCATGATGACACGAGGCACTACAGCGCAAGTGGTGGTGGTAGGTCTGATTGGTGAACGTGGACGCGAAGTTAAAGAATTTATTGAAGAGATTTTAGGCGAAGACGGACGTCGTCGCTCAGTTGTGGTGGCTGCACCAGCTGATGCATCTCCGTTGATGCGTTTGAAAGGGTGTCAAACGGCGCTTACGATTGCCGAGTACTTCCGCGACCAAGGTTTGGATGTGCTGTTGCTGATGGATTCACTGACCCGTTTTGCTCAAGCACAGCGTGAAATTGCCTTGTCGGTTGGTGAACCGCCAGCCACCAAAGGTTATCCGCCTTCGGTATTTGCCAAGTTGCCTGCGCTGGTGGAACGTGCGGGTAATGGCAGCCCAGAGCAAGGCTCGATCACCGCTTTCTTTACCGTTTTAACTGAAGGTGACGATCTGCAAGATCCTATCGCCGATGCGTCTCGTGCCATTCTCGATGGTCACATTGTTTTGTCGCGTGAAATGGCAGACGCGGGTCATTACCCTGCGATTGATGTCGAGAAATCGGTCAGCCGTGTGATGCCTCAGATCACCACCGAAGAACATGTGTTGATGTCGAAAGCGGTACGTCAGGTCTTGTCTATTTGTCGCAAAAATCAAGATTTGGTGTCGATTGGTGCTTACAAGCCGGGCACCGATCC